One Aureibacillus halotolerans DNA segment encodes these proteins:
- a CDS encoding AraC family transcriptional regulator, with product MKTDKIGAAYRIVDEQWSEEKFQKHSHDLFEIYCFHSGNCQYLIGDRIYSLQPGDVIIMNGLTLHGARPVATEPYRRSVLEFSSEWIGPMLDELQLSALLLPFYKLNHFLFRGLSTADLEEMDELLRQIAMIRHEGKGVHVTDEAASFNLRLQEGELFSFILRMLMKLYQISRSRLQQLPPQESEKSRYVDEIVIYIQSAFQQRLSLDDIAERLNLSKYHMCRVFKEMTGLTVMQYLTHVRLQRAKYLLEVDNEKTISDIALETGFDTASHFSRIFRKQVHQPPSKYRKEKKHQRHPDTMQP from the coding sequence TTGAAAACGGACAAGATTGGTGCAGCGTATCGGATAGTGGATGAGCAATGGTCAGAGGAGAAGTTCCAAAAGCATTCGCATGACCTGTTTGAAATTTATTGTTTTCATAGTGGGAACTGCCAGTATTTGATTGGGGACCGTATTTATTCACTTCAGCCAGGGGACGTCATCATTATGAATGGGCTGACACTTCATGGTGCCAGACCAGTTGCGACGGAGCCGTATCGACGGTCTGTGCTTGAGTTTTCGTCAGAGTGGATCGGTCCGATGCTAGATGAGCTGCAGCTGTCGGCATTGCTGTTGCCGTTCTACAAATTAAATCACTTTCTCTTTCGCGGTCTCTCAACCGCCGATTTAGAGGAGATGGATGAACTGCTTCGGCAGATTGCGATGATTCGGCACGAAGGCAAAGGTGTTCATGTGACTGATGAAGCCGCTTCATTTAACCTTCGTCTTCAGGAAGGGGAATTGTTTTCATTCATCCTGCGCATGCTGATGAAGCTATATCAGATTAGTCGTTCCCGTCTCCAACAGCTACCGCCACAGGAATCTGAAAAAAGCCGCTACGTGGATGAGATCGTTATCTACATTCAATCAGCCTTTCAACAACGTTTGTCGCTTGACGATATCGCCGAGCGACTAAATCTCAGCAAATACCACATGTGCCGCGTATTTAAAGAAATGACAGGCTTGACGGTGATGCAATACTTAACGCACGTTCGTTTGCAGCGGGCCAAATATTTGCTTGAAGTGGATAACGAAAAAACCATCTCTGACATCGCCCTTGAAACCGGGTTCGACACAGCCTCACACTTCAGTCGCATCTTCCGCAAACAAGTTCATCAGCCCCCATCCAAATATAGAAAGGAAAAAAAGCATCAACGCCACCCAGATACCATGCAACCCTAA
- a CDS encoding YjfB family protein codes for MDIAAVSIAMNQGQLKQQVSLAVMKMAMGTGSQQSSALSELMNSADISAMQRAAQPNLGGNIDLKG; via the coding sequence ATGGATATTGCCGCAGTGTCGATTGCAATGAATCAAGGGCAGCTAAAGCAACAGGTCTCCCTTGCCGTAATGAAAATGGCGATGGGGACTGGATCCCAGCAGAGTTCTGCGCTCAGTGAATTGATGAATTCTGCCGATATTTCCGCTATGCAACGTGCAGCCCAACCAAACCTTGGCGGGAACATTGATTTAAAGGGATAA